Proteins found in one Oribacterium sp. oral taxon 102 genomic segment:
- a CDS encoding CAP domain-containing protein, with protein MFRSIRRFFTLSLLLSLLFTMAAFAADARANAAFDRVNIIRTQNGLSPLSWNGQIESAASVRAQELVRSFSHTRPDGSAWYTADSSVLYGENLAEYYGTVEEVVDAWMASPEHKANILKADFKSGAISVFEQNGKLYWAEEFGY; from the coding sequence ATGTTTAGGAGCATTCGTAGATTTTTCACTCTGAGCTTACTGCTCAGCTTGCTTTTCACAATGGCTGCTTTCGCGGCAGACGCGAGAGCAAATGCGGCTTTTGACCGTGTCAACATTATTCGCACGCAGAACGGGCTCAGCCCGCTGAGCTGGAACGGGCAGATCGAGAGCGCAGCCTCTGTCAGAGCACAGGAGCTCGTGAGAAGCTTTTCCCACACCAGACCGGACGGAAGTGCATGGTACACTGCAGATTCCAGCGTTCTCTACGGAGAGAACCTCGCCGAGTACTACGGTACCGTAGAGGAGGTCGTAGACGCATGGATGGCATCTCCGGAGCACAAGGCAAATATCCTGAAGGCAGACTTCAAGAGCGGTGCGATTTCCGTATTCGAGCAGAACGGCAAGCTCTACTGGGCGGAGGAGTTCGGATATTGA
- a CDS encoding class B sortase, with protein MKKGRMERQERGTARRGVLFYLIPVFLLTVLFVSGGLFLRDFMQYRHAGQEYSGLESYIYMEAETVPETEHAPEPSETAEYFPDIRVDTAALCEINPDFSSVLYIPVLELQYPVAASRDNADYLHTTFRGESNYAGCIFLDANADGSYEEGNTFLFGHNMKDGSMFGKLKNLLRDPELLKRDPYIYLYTKDKIRKYRIFSCYHTTTESPSYEDFFGEEGYDSYVKRALSYSSCQEDPENAVDFTKRPRLLTLSTCAGRSGSNQRTLVHAALVAERPADSE; from the coding sequence ATGAAGAAGGGGCGTATGGAACGACAGGAGAGAGGCACGGCGCGGCGCGGCGTCCTGTTTTATCTGATCCCGGTCTTCCTGCTCACGGTGCTCTTCGTCTCGGGCGGGCTTTTTCTTCGGGATTTCATGCAGTACCGTCATGCCGGGCAGGAGTATTCGGGGCTGGAGTCCTATATTTATATGGAGGCTGAGACTGTCCCGGAGACGGAGCATGCGCCGGAGCCCTCGGAGACAGCGGAGTATTTTCCGGATATCCGTGTGGACACTGCGGCGCTTTGTGAAATCAATCCCGATTTCTCCTCGGTGCTCTATATTCCGGTGCTGGAGCTGCAATATCCGGTTGCTGCGAGCCGGGACAACGCCGATTACCTCCACACGACCTTTCGCGGTGAGTCCAATTACGCGGGCTGTATCTTTCTGGATGCCAATGCAGACGGCAGCTACGAGGAGGGAAATACCTTTCTCTTCGGGCATAATATGAAGGACGGCTCCATGTTCGGGAAGCTGAAAAATCTGCTCCGTGATCCGGAGCTGCTGAAGCGCGACCCGTACATCTATCTGTATACGAAAGACAAAATACGGAAGTACCGCATCTTTTCCTGCTATCACACGACGACAGAGAGTCCCTCCTATGAGGATTTTTTCGGAGAGGAGGGCTATGACAGCTATGTGAAGAGGGCTCTGTCCTACTCTTCCTGTCAGGAGGATCCGGAGAATGCCGTGGACTTCACGAAGCGGCCGAGGCTGCTCACGCTCTCTACCTGCGCAGGGAGGAGCGGGAGCAATCAGCGGACGCTGGTGCATGCTGCGCTTGTGGCAGAGCGCCCTGCGGATTCGGAATAA
- a CDS encoding carbohydrate ABC transporter permease, with the protein MKRKGKVSAVIYHCIVMLFGMIMIYPLIWMLMSSFKETNTIFTTAGSLLPGRFTLANYRNGLKGFAGVAFSVFFRNSLFISIAATIGTVLSSAVVAYGFSRCRFALKPLLFSAMLVTMMLPAQVLMIPQYLWYQKLGWVNTYFPLIVPYWFATQGFFVYLMTNFIDGIPRELDEAAKIDGCSYYTVFTRIIFPLITPAIITATIFSFMWRWDDFLGALLYVNKTASYPVSLALKLFCDPSSSSDYGAMFAMATLSILPAMLIFFTLQRYLVEGISTSGLKG; encoded by the coding sequence ATGAAAAGAAAAGGGAAAGTGTCTGCGGTTATCTATCATTGTATCGTCATGCTGTTCGGGATGATAATGATCTATCCGCTGATCTGGATGCTTATGAGCTCCTTCAAGGAGACCAATACGATCTTTACGACTGCCGGAAGCCTGCTGCCCGGTCGGTTCACGCTGGCGAATTACAGAAACGGGCTGAAGGGCTTTGCCGGTGTCGCCTTTTCCGTTTTTTTCAGGAATTCGCTTTTCATCTCCATAGCTGCGACGATCGGGACGGTGCTTTCCTCGGCTGTGGTTGCCTATGGCTTTTCCCGCTGCCGCTTTGCCCTGAAGCCGCTGCTCTTTTCGGCGATGCTGGTGACCATGATGCTGCCGGCGCAGGTGCTGATGATCCCGCAGTATCTCTGGTATCAGAAGCTGGGGTGGGTGAATACCTATTTTCCGCTGATCGTGCCCTACTGGTTCGCGACACAGGGCTTTTTCGTATATCTTATGACGAACTTCATCGACGGCATCCCGAGAGAGCTGGATGAGGCAGCAAAGATCGACGGCTGCTCCTATTATACGGTATTTACCCGGATTATTTTCCCGCTGATCACGCCGGCGATCATTACCGCCACGATCTTCTCCTTTATGTGGAGGTGGGACGACTTTCTGGGCGCGCTGCTTTATGTAAATAAGACGGCAAGCTATCCGGTGTCGCTGGCGCTGAAGCTGTTCTGTGATCCCAGCAGCTCCTCGGACTACGGTGCGATGTTTGCGATGGCGACGCTGTCCATCCTGCCCGCGATGCTGATCTTCTTCACCCTGCAAAGGTATCTGGTGGAGGGCATCAGCACCTCCGGTCTCAAGGGCTAG
- a CDS encoding carbohydrate ABC transporter permease — protein sequence MKKKGRKTLGQWLNQENVAGYLCTLPFTIGFLLFMIVPMGISLYYSFCNYDILNPPVFTGIGNFQRMFTDERWIKALGVTMRFTFISTPLRLIFALLIALLLFKGSKLSGVYRAMYYLPSMIGGSVAVAILWKRMFAVDGTINILLSQLGIKGPAWLGLPSTAIWTLIILAVWQFGSSMLIFLASLKQIPGSLYEAADIDGANKWQGFWKLTLPLLTPTIFFNLVMQLINGFLAFTQCYIITQGKPMDTTLFYTVYMYQQSFQFSSTGYGATMAWIMLAIVGLITWFLFATKRFWVYDGGF from the coding sequence ATGAAGAAAAAAGGGAGAAAAACGCTCGGTCAATGGCTGAATCAGGAGAATGTCGCGGGCTATCTCTGCACCCTTCCCTTCACCATCGGCTTTCTGCTATTTATGATTGTCCCAATGGGGATTTCCCTGTATTACAGCTTCTGTAATTATGATATCCTGAATCCTCCGGTTTTCACAGGGATCGGTAATTTTCAAAGGATGTTTACGGACGAACGGTGGATAAAGGCTCTGGGTGTGACGATGCGCTTCACTTTTATTTCGACGCCGCTTCGGCTGATCTTCGCCCTGCTGATTGCCCTGCTGCTGTTCAAGGGCAGCAAGCTCTCCGGCGTGTACAGGGCCATGTATTATCTGCCCTCTATGATCGGCGGGTCCGTGGCGGTGGCGATTCTCTGGAAGAGGATGTTCGCCGTGGACGGGACGATCAATATTCTGCTATCGCAGCTGGGAATCAAGGGACCGGCATGGCTGGGGCTTCCCTCCACCGCGATCTGGACGCTCATTATCCTCGCGGTCTGGCAATTCGGCTCCTCTATGCTGATTTTCCTCGCCTCCCTGAAGCAGATCCCCGGCTCACTGTATGAGGCGGCAGACATCGACGGTGCCAATAAATGGCAGGGCTTCTGGAAACTTACGCTGCCGCTGCTGACGCCGACGATTTTCTTTAATCTGGTGATGCAGCTTATCAACGGCTTTCTGGCATTTACGCAGTGCTATATCATTACACAGGGAAAACCGATGGATACGACGCTGTTCTACACCGTCTATATGTACCAGCAGTCCTTTCAGTTCAGCAGCACCGGCTACGGCGCAACGATGGCGTGGATAATGCTGGCGATCGTCGGTCTGATTACCTGGTTCCTGTTCGCGACCAAGCGCTTTTGGGTATATGACGGGGGATTTTAA
- a CDS encoding extracellular solute-binding protein, with protein MKRKTVAAALMLMAAGSLAGCGGSQSGERAAGSTAAAAESKGTTADAAASSLTFSWWGNQIRNERTQGVLDLYSEKNSVSFDSQPSDWDSYWSKLQTSAAGNSLPDILQMDYSYLKQFVKAGSLADLSPYVEDGTLDVSNISQSIVDSGSVDGKLYAVCAGVNAPALLYNQTLTEEAGVEIKDNMTIEEFEEVCRTMLEKTGTKADLPYGASDNFLPYILRAADVTELFNAEEKKMNVADAGAFLPYFKVYQDGAEQGWIIGADVHAGLTSNSVEESPLVYFSSRETQAWCAFFWTNQMEAMVKAAPEGVKLGITTWPSPDPKKSNFLKPGQFFSVSKDAGESEAEAVKVVNFITNDVDANKILLGERGIPASSVVAEAIAPETSETTQTVTEFVNNVVAKNSSQISPAIPTGANEVYNACNTILDEVLYQQIDASAAAEKLFKEGNEIMSRQ; from the coding sequence ATGAAAAGAAAGACAGTGGCAGCAGCGCTGATGCTGATGGCGGCAGGCAGTCTCGCAGGCTGCGGCGGCTCACAGAGCGGGGAAAGAGCTGCGGGAAGCACCGCGGCAGCGGCGGAGAGTAAGGGAACGACGGCGGACGCGGCGGCAAGCAGCCTGACCTTTTCCTGGTGGGGGAACCAGATCCGCAATGAGCGCACGCAGGGCGTGCTGGATCTCTACAGTGAGAAGAACAGCGTAAGCTTCGATTCGCAGCCCTCAGACTGGGATTCCTACTGGTCGAAGCTGCAGACCAGCGCGGCGGGCAATTCCCTGCCGGATATCCTGCAGATGGATTATTCCTATCTGAAGCAGTTCGTGAAGGCAGGCTCTTTGGCAGACCTGAGCCCCTATGTAGAGGACGGGACGCTGGATGTCAGCAATATTTCTCAGAGCATCGTGGATTCCGGCTCCGTGGACGGCAAGCTCTATGCGGTCTGTGCGGGCGTAAATGCGCCGGCGCTTCTCTACAATCAAACGCTCACGGAGGAGGCAGGTGTAGAGATCAAGGACAATATGACGATAGAGGAATTCGAGGAGGTCTGCCGCACGATGCTGGAGAAGACGGGGACGAAGGCGGATCTTCCCTACGGCGCGTCGGATAACTTCCTGCCCTATATCCTGCGGGCGGCAGACGTGACGGAGCTCTTTAATGCGGAGGAGAAGAAGATGAATGTGGCGGATGCCGGCGCGTTCCTTCCCTATTTCAAGGTGTATCAGGACGGCGCTGAGCAAGGCTGGATCATCGGGGCGGATGTGCATGCAGGATTGACCTCTAACTCGGTAGAGGAGTCTCCGCTGGTGTATTTCTCCTCCAGGGAAACGCAGGCATGGTGCGCATTTTTCTGGACAAACCAGATGGAGGCGATGGTGAAGGCTGCGCCGGAGGGAGTAAAGCTGGGGATCACTACCTGGCCGTCGCCGGATCCCAAGAAGTCGAATTTCCTGAAGCCGGGTCAGTTCTTCTCCGTATCGAAGGATGCAGGGGAAAGTGAAGCAGAGGCAGTAAAGGTCGTCAATTTCATAACCAATGATGTGGATGCCAACAAGATCCTCTTAGGAGAAAGAGGGATCCCCGCTTCCTCTGTCGTTGCGGAGGCAATTGCGCCGGAGACCTCAGAAACGACGCAGACAGTAACGGAGTTTGTCAACAATGTCGTAGCAAAGAACAGCAGCCAGATCAGTCCGGCGATCCCGACGGGAGCGAACGAGGTCTACAATGCATGCAACACGATCCTTGATGAGGTTCTCTATCAGCAGATCGATGCGTCAGCAGCGGCAGAGAAGCTGTTTAAGGAAGGAAATGAGATTATGAGCCGACAGTAA
- a CDS encoding glycoside hydrolase family 28 protein, producing MVYNILDYGAVSDGVHNNAAAIQAAIDACSRTGGRVLIPAGSFLSGSLVLRSNVDLHLENGATLLSSMNPADMIDFSESFEDDNADTGWEGGCFLFAQHERNITISGTGTIDGQGRLSFYDDDSDGGFHEAPLDVRGLRPRMSFLEDVHNLTVKDVCFYDSAYWTLHMAGCRDVLIENLRILNEEAGPNNDGIDPDCCKNVLIRGCIIRGGDDSVVVKTTAPMTRKYGGSENIVISGCIMKSRSCALKIGTETWGDIHHITLSDCILEDCTRGIGIWSRDGGQIHDISIHHVSGNTRRYADCISRNTGVHYWWGKGDPIFLSATKRENVTRIPGKISRVFFDHVRVMCEGSIVIAGEKESPIEDVSLEQVHFVWKRQGPHLPDCIDERPSVRGCYLRELPCIYIREGKNIEIQGQLLVEGDMKKYIKNEIIRE from the coding sequence ATGGTATACAATATCTTGGATTATGGTGCAGTTTCGGATGGCGTCCATAACAATGCGGCGGCGATTCAGGCGGCGATCGACGCCTGTAGCAGAACCGGCGGAAGAGTTCTGATCCCGGCGGGGAGCTTCCTCTCGGGTTCTTTGGTGCTTCGCTCCAATGTGGATCTTCACCTCGAAAATGGCGCGACCCTCCTGTCCAGTATGAACCCGGCGGATATGATCGATTTTTCCGAAAGCTTTGAGGATGACAATGCGGACACCGGATGGGAGGGAGGCTGTTTCCTCTTTGCGCAGCATGAGCGGAACATCACGATCTCCGGAACGGGTACAATCGACGGACAGGGGCGTCTGAGCTTTTATGATGATGATTCCGACGGGGGATTTCATGAAGCGCCGCTCGATGTGAGAGGGCTGCGCCCCCGCATGAGCTTTCTGGAGGATGTGCATAATCTCACGGTAAAGGATGTATGTTTCTATGATTCTGCGTATTGGACGCTGCACATGGCGGGCTGCAGAGACGTTCTCATCGAAAATCTCCGTATCCTGAATGAGGAGGCGGGACCCAACAATGACGGGATCGATCCGGACTGCTGCAAAAATGTGCTGATCCGCGGCTGCATCATCCGGGGCGGCGATGATTCTGTGGTAGTGAAAACCACAGCGCCCATGACCCGGAAGTATGGAGGTTCCGAGAATATCGTGATCAGCGGCTGCATCATGAAGTCCCGTTCCTGCGCCCTGAAGATCGGGACAGAAACATGGGGGGATATTCATCATATTACGCTCTCCGATTGCATCCTCGAGGACTGTACGCGGGGGATCGGGATCTGGTCTCGGGATGGCGGACAGATCCACGACATCAGCATTCATCATGTAAGCGGCAATACGAGGCGTTATGCGGACTGCATCAGCAGGAATACAGGAGTGCATTACTGGTGGGGAAAGGGAGATCCGATCTTTCTCTCTGCGACGAAGCGAGAGAATGTAACACGGATACCCGGAAAGATTTCACGGGTATTCTTCGATCATGTGCGGGTGATGTGCGAGGGAAGTATCGTCATAGCCGGAGAGAAGGAGTCTCCCATAGAGGATGTTTCTCTGGAGCAGGTGCACTTCGTATGGAAGAGGCAGGGCCCGCATCTCCCTGACTGCATCGATGAAAGACCCTCGGTGCGGGGCTGCTATTTGCGGGAGCTTCCTTGTATATATATCAGGGAGGGGAAAAATATAGAGATTCAAGGGCAGCTGCTGGTAGAGGGGGATATGAAAAAATACATAAAAAATGAGATTATCAGGGAATAA
- a CDS encoding AraC family transcriptional regulator produces the protein MQPDSIPETVNFFVETQLRPASFYMPYEHTHSVLEYYFLRRGKCVYMINDSFLHLEAGNILLITPGTKHNTSYTGKECSERVTVYIRRDALPSILFEKAPELSAMLEHTAKLIPDASGRIQIDALLRRMSALQHTEQKNAGLLMSLYVSELLTITLSHSITAQDIFIPTSALEPDIERALHLIDTGFDQPLSLAQLSGVLKLNPSYFSHKFCQLTGHSFKKYLNNVRLRHAMHRLIVSDDTITKIAADCGFSSSNYFKDLFRSHMGCSPREYRKKHTVSAKTGL, from the coding sequence ATGCAGCCTGACAGCATCCCGGAGACGGTAAACTTTTTTGTGGAAACCCAGCTTCGCCCCGCCTCCTTTTATATGCCTTACGAGCACACGCATTCTGTTCTGGAATACTATTTCCTGCGCCGCGGAAAATGCGTTTATATGATAAACGATTCCTTCCTGCATCTGGAGGCAGGCAATATCCTCCTTATCACCCCCGGCACGAAGCACAACACCAGCTATACGGGAAAGGAATGCTCTGAGCGCGTCACCGTATATATCCGAAGAGATGCCCTGCCGTCCATCCTCTTCGAAAAGGCGCCGGAGCTCTCCGCCATGCTGGAGCATACCGCGAAGCTCATTCCGGACGCGTCCGGTCGGATACAGATCGATGCGCTCCTCAGAAGAATGTCCGCGCTCCAGCATACAGAGCAGAAGAATGCCGGTCTCCTCATGTCTCTCTACGTCAGCGAGCTGCTCACCATCACGCTCAGTCATTCCATAACGGCGCAGGATATCTTCATTCCTACCAGCGCCCTGGAGCCGGATATCGAAAGGGCGCTGCATCTCATCGACACCGGCTTCGATCAGCCGCTCTCTCTGGCGCAGCTCTCCGGAGTATTAAAGCTGAACCCCTCCTACTTCTCCCACAAATTCTGCCAGCTGACAGGACACAGCTTCAAAAAATATCTGAATAATGTCCGGCTGCGTCATGCCATGCACCGGCTCATCGTGAGCGACGACACCATTACGAAGATCGCGGCAGACTGCGGCTTCAGCAGCAGCAACTATTTCAAAGATCTCTTCCGCAGCCATATGGGCTGCTCTCCCAGAGAGTACCGGAAGAAGCATACCGTCTCCGCAAAAACGGGGCTGTGA